The sequence GCCACCTGCTGAATGGTGCGCGGTTCACCGCGCTCGGCTTCGTCGAGAAGTCCGCGCAGCCATTGGGGATCAGCCAAGCCTAGGTCAAAGGCGTACTTGCCCATTCCAGAGGTAGCGCCCTTGCCGCTGGAGTAGATCTTCAGCCGGCCCTTGATTCCTTTGCCGCTGCGCTCACCGGCCTGGCCTACGTAGATTGGTTCTTGTCCGCGTTCGCACTCACCGGCGAAACGGAACATATACACGCCGGGAGCAACCGGAGCAGAATCAACTGTCTGTTCAAAAGAATTCCACTCTGACCATTCCAAAGATTCAATGGTTTGCTCATCAATGGCTTTGAGCTCGATGTTCAGCCCTGGCGCGCCGGCAAATTGAAGCTGTGTCAGCAATGATTCGGACACATGCCAGTTTCCTCCGGGCTGTGGTGGTTTTTGCACGGCACCCTTGGGGCGATGCTGGCGGAGGTAACTGCGCAAATCCTTGGTTTCTACGCCCAGGGTGCTGGCAGCTTCGTCCAAGCCCAGTAGCTTTTCGTCCTTCAAGAGTGTTCTGCCTTCTATGCGCCGAGATCGATCAGTTTCCGCTGATTCAATTTAATCCCATGAGATGCCCAAGAGCTCGGAAGGAGCAGCCCTATGGCATGTCCTTCCGAGCCGCGTGGAATGCTTACTGCACTGCTTGCCGCAGTTTATTACTCAAGCGTTCCAACTCATGGAATTCGTCTTCACTTAGTGCACAGCCTAGTAGCTTGTGCAGATGCTTCACATGCTCCCTGCCGATGTCCTGCTGGAGCTTGCGGCCCTTCGCAGTTAGCGAGAGCTGCATGGCGCGGTGATCATCAGGATCTGCCTCGCGTACCACCAGCTCCTGGTCTTCCAAGCGGTTGACCATGCGGCTCAGGCTCGGCTGCGAAATGAGCAGCTGCTTATTCAAATCCACCATCCGGCTCTTGCCGCCCGGGCAGGTCCGCAAATTGAAAAGCACGTCATACTCGCGCATGGACAGCTTGCCGAACTCGGGCATTGCGGTGATTTCACGCATGACCGCCACCTGCGCCCGGAAAAGTGCTTCCCAGGCGTCGGTGGTGACCTTCAATGAGGCTGCTGGATTACTGGTCCCGGTCACTGACTTCAGGCTCCTTGGTGTTTGCTTGCTCAGCTTCTAGTTTAGCGTTGCGAGCAGCAACCAATCCCTGGTGGGTAGGAGCTGGCGTCAGGTCCTTTGGTGCGCGGGATTCCATTTCCTTGCGCAGCTCAGGCAGGACGTACTCGCCAAACATATCCAGCTGGTTCAGCACAGTCTTCAGCGGCAGGCCTGCGTGGTCGATCAGGAACAGCTGGCGCTGGTAGCTGCCGAAGTACTCCTGGAAGGTCAGGGTCTTTTCCAGCACCTGCTGCGGGGATCCGACGGTCAGCGGGGTCTGGGCGGTGAAGTCTTCCAACGATGGGCCATGGCCGTAGACCGGGGCGTTATCGAAGTACGGGCGGAACTCCTTGACTGCCTGCTGGGAATCCTTGGCCATGTAGAACTGTCCGCCAAGTCCCACGACTGCCTGATCTGCCCGGCCATGTCCGTAGTGCTCGTAGCGCTCGCGGTACAGGTTGATCAGCTGCTGGTAGTGCTCCTTTGGCCAGAAGATGTTGTTGGCGAAGAAGCCGTCACCGTAGTATGCGGCGATTTCGGCAACCTGCGGGGTGCGGATCGAGCCGTGCCACACGAATGGTGCCACATCGTCCAGCGGGCGCGGGGTGGAAGTGAAGTTCTGCAGGGGAGTGCGGAACTTTCCTTCCCAGTTCACTACATCCTCATCCCACAGGCGGCGCAGCAGATGGTAGTTCTCCACAGTCAGGTTCACCGAGTCCTGCATGTTCTTGCCGAACCATGGGTAGACAGGGCCGGTGTTGCCGCGGCCGAGCACCAGATCCACGCGGCCGTCGGCCAGGTGCTGGAGCATGGCGAAGTCCTCGGCGATCTTCACCGGGTCATTGGTGGTGATCAGCGTGGTGGTGGTTGAAAGGATGATGCGCTTAGTCTGCGCAGCGATGTAGGCCAGCGTGGTGGTGGGGGATGAAGAGAAGAATGGACGGTTATGGTGCTCGCCGATGGCATAGACATCCATGCCGATTTCTTCGACCTTCTTGGCGATGGCTACCTGGGCGTCGATGCGCTCTTTTTCGGTAGGGATGCGGCCGGTGGTGGGGTCGCGGGTGATGTCGCTGACTGAGAATACTCCGAATTGCATGTCCACTCCTGTTGCTACGGTGCAAGTGCTTTGTCCTGCTACCAATTTATATGCGTATGCATGTAATAACAAGTTGATGCGTCAAATATTTCCTCTGGAACCAGGCACCCTGGAACCTAGGCGTCGACGATCCCTGCCCGGTAGGCAATCAGCGCTGCATCCACACGGTTCCTGGCATTAATCTTGAGCATGATGCTGGTCATGTGTCCCTTGACTGTGGCCTCGGTAAGAAAGAGCCGACCGGCAATCTCCGAGTTGGTCAAGCTTGCTCCCACCAAAGCCAGTACGTCATGTTCCCGCGCGGTCAGTTTCCTGACCAGCGTTTGCGCGTCGGATTGCCCAGAGGAATCGAGATTCCGCACCTTTTCGATGACTCGTTGGGCGATGCGCGGAGAAAGAGCTGCGGCGCCTTCGGCAACAGCTAAAACCGCGCTAATGAGCTCATCTGGCCCGGAGCTCTTGAGCATGAATCCAGCTGCGCCACCGGATAAGGCGCGGTCAATGTAGCTCTCGTCTCCGAAAGTCGTCAGGATCATGACCTTGGCATCCGGTTTCTGATCCAGGATGGATTCCATGGCACTTAGGCCATCCAGCTGCGGCATGCGGATATCCATCAGGATGACCGCTGGATCCAAGCGCTGGGATAGTTCGATTGCCCGGTGGCCGTTTTCAGCTTCGCCAACAATGCAGATGCGTTGATCGCTGCCCAAGATAGCGCCTAGGCCGGCACGAATCAGCGAGTCATCGTCAACGAGCAGAACTGTCACGGGGGAATCAATGTTCATGGCGAAACGTGATCCTAGTAGGTCGGGTATGCATCGCGACATCAGAACAGAGCCTCTGTGGATTTGGCCGAAATGCAACTGCTCCGTGTCACTGCGCGGGTTGGAAAGAATATCTGCATTCAAAGCAATGAGGATAAGCTACCACTATGAATGCCGAGCCTGCAGTACCTGAGTTTGACCCATCATCCGGTCTTCCTGATGATCCTGCCAAGGCGCCGTCACTATGGGAAAACTACCTGCGCAACGGGCTGCTCATCGCTGTATTCCTGCTCATGGTCTGGCTGGCATTCAATGTACACCTGCCATCCATCGAGGAGATCAGGTCAAGGGTTGATGGGACCAGCTGGAGTGCCCGGTTCGGCTTCATCATCCTCTACGCATTGGTAGCCATCACGCCCATTCCGATATCGGTCATGGCCATCTGCGGTGGCCTGCTCTTCGGCGTATTCCAAGGTACCGCGTTCTCGCTGATCGGCGTGCTGCTAGGCAGCTGGGCTGCTTACTGGCTCGCCCGGGCTCTGGGACGCGCTACGGTCCGCAAGCTGATGGGCAAGCACGCGGTGCGCATCGAACAGCGGCTTGAGTCCCGAGGCCTGCTAGCGGTCTTCATGCTGCGTCTGATGCCGGGCATTCCGTACTGGCCAGTGAACTACGGCAGCGGAGCCTTTGGTGTCTCGCAACGCGACTATTTGGTGGCCAGCGCACTGTCGGTCATCCCGGGGCAGCTGTCTTTGGTGGCCATTGGTTCCTTTATTGCCGTACCGAATGTTTTCAACGGCGTGGTGATAGGCATTTCGTGGATCGTGGTGGGCGTGCTGACCATTTGGGCCTATCTGAGGTGGCGGCGCCAACCCGTGCCGGCTGCCCCTGTCGCTTCCTGAATTTCACAGCTTTAACGACTTCGCCCCACATGATTCCCAACTAATTGCTGGGTTTCATGCGGGGCGAAGTCGTTGCTTGCTGGACTATGCTTCAGGCTTCTCGTTTGAGGCCTTCTTCATCATTTCCTCGAACTCCCTGCGTTCCTTGCGGGAGACCGGGATTTGTCCGGTCAGGGGATTGACCACTGCATCGGACGCAACGGCTGGCGCCGAGCGCTTGGCAGCAGGCTTGCCGCTGGCGGATGCTTTTTCATCCGCCCGGAGCTTGCCTGGTTTCGGTGATTGCTGCTCGGGGGCCACAGATGCTGCTGGGGCCGTGATCTTGGCGTGGGCGCTATTCATGGCACGGGTCAGATCCTGTGTCGCGGTGTGCTGCTGGGCTGAATGCTTGCGCGCTGCACGTGCGTTAGCGTTCTTCTCCTTGCGGGACTCGACCAAACGGTAAAGTACCGGCACCAGGATCAGGGTGAGCAAGGTAGAGGAAACCAAACCGCCGATAACCACGACCGCCAGCGGCTGGGAGATGAAACCGGACTGGCCTGTCAGGCCCAAGCCCATCGGAACCAACGCGAAGATGGTTGCCAAAGCGGTCATCAGAATCGGACGCAGACGCTGGCGGGCACCTTGCATGATCGCTTCTTCCAGAGCCATTGCCGGGCGTTCTGGCGTATCCTCACGGTACTGGTTGATCAGGTCAATGAGCACAATCGCGTTGGTCACCACGATACCCACCAGCATCAGCATGCCGATCAGCGATGGCAAGCCCAGCGGGATGCCTGAGATCAGCAGCAAGCCGATGGCTCCGGTTGCCGCAAATGGAATCGAGACCAACAAGACCAGCGGCTGGATCAGCGACTTGAAGGTCGCCACCATGATGACGTAAACAATCGCGATTGCCGCCAGCAACGCCAGGTACAGCTGGTTGAATGACTCAGCCTGCTCGGTAGCAGCGCCACCGAGTTCAGCGGTTGCACCCTCGGGCAGCTGCACCGATTCCAGGCGTTCGGTGACCGAAGCGGAGACCGCTCCGAGCATATTCTCTGCCGGGGTCAGCGTGAGCGTGGCGATACGTTCGCCGTTGGAGGTGGTGACCTGCTGGACAACATTGGCACGCTCAACGGTGGCCAGATCCTGCAGTTCCTTGACGCCGGTTGCGGTAGGGATCTTCAGCTCGCGCAGCTTGTCCATGCTGTTCAGATCCAAGCCCTGGCCAATCTGCACGGTCATATCCGTGTAGTCCAGGCGCAAGGTGCCTGCTGGCACAGGGGAGACCTGGGAAGCAACCATGCCAGCGAGCTGGGTCTCGGTCAGACCAGCTTCGGCAGCCTTTTCGGCATCAATATCGATTGATACCTGCTCGCGCTTGGCCGAGAGGTTATCGGAGAGCTCGGTAACGTGCTCGGTACCTTCCAGGGCTTCACGCATCTTGGAGGTCGCCTCACGCAAGATATCCTCGTCCGGAGCCTTGACCTCTACCGTGACATCGCTGGACATCATGGCCGAGGAGTTCGAACCGAAGCTCAAATTCAGATCCTTGGCCAGATCCAAGCCTTCGACCTGTTCCCGTACGGTGTTGGTCAGTGATTCCTGATCTTCATCGGCGTTGGTGATCACGGTGAAACTGGCAGTATCGGAACCCGAGGAGAACATTGCGGCCATGCCGCTGGCACTGCCCACGGTCATCTGGACATCTTCAATTCCGTCGATTTCAGCCAGCTTGGCTTCAATCTTCGCCGCTTCTTTCTCAGTGGTTTCCATGGCAGTGCCAGATGGCATTTCTGCGGTGATGGAAATCGAGTTCTCTCCGGTGGAGCCAAGGAGGTTGGTGTTCAGCAGTGGAGTCATCGCTACGGTGCCGGCAAGAATCAGCACCGAGGCGAGCAAGGTGATGACCGGGTGCTTCTGGGTCTTCTTCAGCACTGGAACGTAGGCACGCTGCAACCAGGACTTGTCTTCAGCCACATGGACGGTTTTGGTTTCGCCGCTGCCTGGGCGATGAGGCAAGAACCAGTAAGCCAATACCGGAACGATAGTCAGCGAGACCAGCAGCGAAGCGAGCAAGGCGATGGTCATGGTCAGTGCGAACGGACTGAATAGTTCTCC comes from Glutamicibacter arilaitensis Re117 and encodes:
- a CDS encoding LLM class flavin-dependent oxidoreductase yields the protein MQFGVFSVSDITRDPTTGRIPTEKERIDAQVAIAKKVEEIGMDVYAIGEHHNRPFFSSSPTTTLAYIAAQTKRIILSTTTTLITTNDPVKIAEDFAMLQHLADGRVDLVLGRGNTGPVYPWFGKNMQDSVNLTVENYHLLRRLWDEDVVNWEGKFRTPLQNFTSTPRPLDDVAPFVWHGSIRTPQVAEIAAYYGDGFFANNIFWPKEHYQQLINLYRERYEHYGHGRADQAVVGLGGQFYMAKDSQQAVKEFRPYFDNAPVYGHGPSLEDFTAQTPLTVGSPQQVLEKTLTFQEYFGSYQRQLFLIDHAGLPLKTVLNQLDMFGEYVLPELRKEMESRAPKDLTPAPTHQGLVAARNAKLEAEQANTKEPEVSDRDQ
- a CDS encoding efflux RND transporter permease subunit; its protein translation is MQRLATLSLKNRALIALITVFAAIFGVISMGSLKQELIPALEFPQISVMATQMGSSPEVIDEQVAEPLETALQAVEGLESSSAVSQAGFTRIALTFEYGTDMDRARTQVERAIANSKAQLPEDVEPTAFAGSIADFPVLALAVSSDQSLEQLNDAVERITLPKLQKIDGVREASVSGGSSQHIAVIPEDDQMQNAGLSVADLKDGIENAGSPMPIGNMDVDGLELPVIAGSTPDTLDAIKQIPLITDNGPVLLQDVAKVSVQADEATSITRTNGEETLSIQVTKTPDGDTVAISHAVTAMIADLEAELGHKATITTVFDQAPFIEDSIKHLALEGALGLGFAVIIILVFLFSVRSTLVTAISIPLSLMATFIGMNVFGYTLNMLTLGALTISIGRVVDDSIVVIENIKRHLAHGESKAQSILLAVKEVAGAITAATLTTVAVFLPIALVGGMAGELFSPFALTMTIALLASLLVSLTIVPVLAYWFLPHRPGSGETKTVHVAEDKSWLQRAYVPVLKKTQKHPVITLLASVLILAGTVAMTPLLNTNLLGSTGENSISITAEMPSGTAMETTEKEAAKIEAKLAEIDGIEDVQMTVGSASGMAAMFSSGSDTASFTVITNADEDQESLTNTVREQVEGLDLAKDLNLSFGSNSSAMMSSDVTVEVKAPDEDILREATSKMREALEGTEHVTELSDNLSAKREQVSIDIDAEKAAEAGLTETQLAGMVASQVSPVPAGTLRLDYTDMTVQIGQGLDLNSMDKLRELKIPTATGVKELQDLATVERANVVQQVTTSNGERIATLTLTPAENMLGAVSASVTERLESVQLPEGATAELGGAATEQAESFNQLYLALLAAIAIVYVIMVATFKSLIQPLVLLVSIPFAATGAIGLLLISGIPLGLPSLIGMLMLVGIVVTNAIVLIDLINQYREDTPERPAMALEEAIMQGARQRLRPILMTALATIFALVPMGLGLTGQSGFISQPLAVVVIGGLVSSTLLTLILVPVLYRLVESRKEKNANARAARKHSAQQHTATQDLTRAMNSAHAKITAPAASVAPEQQSPKPGKLRADEKASASGKPAAKRSAPAVASDAVVNPLTGQIPVSRKERREFEEMMKKASNEKPEA
- a CDS encoding TVP38/TMEM64 family protein, with the protein product MNAEPAVPEFDPSSGLPDDPAKAPSLWENYLRNGLLIAVFLLMVWLAFNVHLPSIEEIRSRVDGTSWSARFGFIILYALVAITPIPISVMAICGGLLFGVFQGTAFSLIGVLLGSWAAYWLARALGRATVRKLMGKHAVRIEQRLESRGLLAVFMLRLMPGIPYWPVNYGSGAFGVSQRDYLVASALSVIPGQLSLVAIGSFIAVPNVFNGVVIGISWIVVGVLTIWAYLRWRRQPVPAAPVAS
- a CDS encoding response regulator, encoding MNIDSPVTVLLVDDDSLIRAGLGAILGSDQRICIVGEAENGHRAIELSQRLDPAVILMDIRMPQLDGLSAMESILDQKPDAKVMILTTFGDESYIDRALSGGAAGFMLKSSGPDELISAVLAVAEGAAALSPRIAQRVIEKVRNLDSSGQSDAQTLVRKLTAREHDVLALVGASLTNSEIAGRLFLTEATVKGHMTSIMLKINARNRVDAALIAYRAGIVDA
- a CDS encoding MarR family winged helix-turn-helix transcriptional regulator is translated as MTGTSNPAASLKVTTDAWEALFRAQVAVMREITAMPEFGKLSMREYDVLFNLRTCPGGKSRMVDLNKQLLISQPSLSRMVNRLEDQELVVREADPDDHRAMQLSLTAKGRKLQQDIGREHVKHLHKLLGCALSEDEFHELERLSNKLRQAVQ